In the bacterium genome, TTGTATGTTATGCTGTTGGGATTGTCGTTTCTAACGAATAACGAAGCCGACGCATAGACTGGGTGTACCGCGAGGGGTCGCTCCTGCGGCGCCCCCACCATCTCGGAAATCAATTGTTCCCAATCGGAATTGGAACCGGTGAGATAACGACGATTCTACCTCTAACAAGTATGAGAGTTTTCTTAGGACAAGCGATGTCAGCGGTTTGCGAGTTTCGCGAGCAGTGAGAGATGATTCGGCGATAACGACCATAATAACCGCGCGCACTTCCCCTCGTGTAGTGGTTCGACGATTTCCAATGCGAGCAAACTTCCTTTCTTCAAAACAAGGGAATCGCTGCCGGTGTCGAGCAATAGACCAGCCAACGCCGCGAGAAACGGTTCGTGACCTACCGCGAGGATATGCGCCCCTCCAGTATAGCGTTCGAGCAGTAATTGAATGAAAGCACGGGGATCGGCGTCGGAAGCCAATGTCTTGGTCACGGTGGCACGCATCGGCACCGCGAATTGCGTCGCAGCCAGTTCGGCGGTTTGTTTTGCACGGAGGTATCCGCTGGTAAGCAGTACATCGAATTTGAGATCGAGGACGTTACAAGCCTGTCCGACTTTTTGTGCCCGCTTATCACCCTTTTCACTTAATGGGCGTTTCCGGTCGTCGACGTTGCCGTTTTCCCCAATCGGGAGCGCATCAGTATGGCGTAACAAGTAAAGAATCACGATTTCACCTTCCAATATTTCGCTGCGATCAAACGGTTGGGTGAATAAGCGTTCATAGTCGGAAGCTTGGAGAATAGTCGATCAATATTACTTTGCCATTGTTTGCGAAGCAGTATAACCGGTCGCTGATAGTGGCGTGACTTTTCGCCGAATTTACTTTTACGATGCGAAATCAGAAAATCGAGCAATACGTCGTAGTCATGTATGTCGCCCAACATCGTTTGGAGAGCTTGCATCCGTTTCAATACCGTTGTACTTCGCAGCGGTATATGCTCGGCAACCGCTTCCAACTGGTATCGATATTTCTTAAAGGCAATCCGGAGGTCGTGAATCGTCTCGGGATATTTGGCGTTTAGTGTTGTGTGCTTGGCGACGACATCCCGGTAACGAAGAGATATTTGGGTGAGCAGAACATCCGTAATTGGCTTTTCCGTTTGTTGCAACCGGGTTTGAAATTGTTCGACCGTAGGCAGCAGTTTCAACAATTCGTTGACGTCGTTGTTGCGAAGATAGCGCTCGATCTTGGCAACCCGACGCTCGACTTGATCGGATGTTTCGCTAACAATTTCGCTTATCCCGGAATATTTCTCCGCCATCTCGGTTAACCGTTGCAACATTACTTGTAAATCGCGCAGCTTGGACAGCTTTTTCAAATGTCGTTTCGCTTCAAGTAGATGTCGCGGAGGGATTAGATCGGGAAACGCCTCGGAAAGCAGCGCCGCCGAAAACAGCAGCCGTCGCAAGGCAACTCGCAGATCATGGATCCGCGGTTCGCTTGCCTTTCGACGACATCGCTTCCATTCCCGCCGGACAATTTTCCAGCGTTGGTGTAACGTTTCGTAAAAAGCTTCCGGCTCTACCGAGATAGCCACAATACGCTCACGGTTTTTGGGTTTCCATTGTTAACAATCGTTGGATTTTACTCTTAATCTCTTGGGCAATATCGCTTGGTGTCCGGTTTCCATCGATGATATCAAAACCGTAACGGTCGTGGAGCGAACGGAACACCCGCTGCATTTTTCGCTGATAGCTGATAAAACATTGATACATGTCACCCGAACGCTGAATATCCATGCCCGATTCCCAGTAATCGAGTTTTCCGCTCTTCATAAAGTTCCGCTCGGCAAGGATTTCCGGCATGACTCGCAGATAAAATACGGCGTCGGGAACGAGTGCGATCTCGTACAAATCCTTCACCCAAGTTGCCGAAACGCCGCGTACGATGTCGCGCGCCATTAGCGTGTAGATATATCGATCCGCCAATACGACGAATCCTGCACGAAGTGCGGGAATGATCCTGCGTTCGAGTTGATCGCAGAAGTCCGTCGCATAGAACAAACCCATTGTAATCGGACTTAACGTATTGCCCGTCATCGCCAGTTCTAATTCTTCGCTAACCAACTCGGAGCGTTTCAATCCTACCGTAATCGTTGGTTGTCCCGTCCGTTCCAACCAATCGTTTAACAGTGCGATCTGGGTAGACCGTCCCGAGCCATCCGAACCTTCCAAGACGATTAACTTGCCGCCTAACTGGTTTGGTTGAATGCCGGGCGGGCACTTACCGTAGAACCGTTTTCCGGCTGTTTTCGCTTTGACCATTGGTACCTCGGTAAATCGATCATTTTCCGAATCATCGCCCGGACTTCCAGTTGTTGTACGTCGGGGAGTCGACTGGCATTGACGGTTAAGAACTTAAACTCTTTCGCTAAGACCAAATACTCTTCGCGGATTTTCGCTTGAAAGAGTCGAAAAGATTCATAGGGATCGGTGGAAAGACCGATATCCAATCCTGCTTCGTAATATTTCAATTGCGGCCGACCGTCGAGAATGCGTGACAGCGCAGTC is a window encoding:
- a CDS encoding histidine phosphatase family protein, whose product is MILYLLRHTDALPIGENGNVDDRKRPLSEKGDKRAQKVGQACNVLDLKFDVLLTSGYLRAKQTAELAATQFAVPMRATVTKTLASDADPRAFIQLLLERYTGGAHILAVGHEPFLAALAGLLLDTGSDSLVLKKGSLLALEIVEPLHEGKCARLLWSLSPNHLSLLAKLANR
- a CDS encoding CHAD domain-containing protein, whose amino-acid sequence is MAISVEPEAFYETLHQRWKIVRREWKRCRRKASEPRIHDLRVALRRLLFSAALLSEAFPDLIPPRHLLEAKRHLKKLSKLRDLQVMLQRLTEMAEKYSGISEIVSETSDQVERRVAKIERYLRNNDVNELLKLLPTVEQFQTRLQQTEKPITDVLLTQISLRYRDVVAKHTTLNAKYPETIHDLRIAFKKYRYQLEAVAEHIPLRSTTVLKRMQALQTMLGDIHDYDVLLDFLISHRKSKFGEKSRHYQRPVILLRKQWQSNIDRLFSKLPTMNAYSPNRLIAAKYWKVKS
- a CDS encoding thymidylate kinase, translating into MVKAKTAGKRFYGKCPPGIQPNQLGGKLIVLEGSDGSGRSTQIALLNDWLERTGQPTITVGLKRSELVSEELELAMTGNTLSPITMGLFYATDFCDQLERRIIPALRAGFVVLADRYIYTLMARDIVRGVSATWVKDLYEIALVPDAVFYLRVMPEILAERNFMKSGKLDYWESGMDIQRSGDMYQCFISYQRKMQRVFRSLHDRYGFDIIDGNRTPSDIAQEIKSKIQRLLTMETQKP